A window of Methylomonas sp. 11b genomic DNA:
GCAAGTTATCTGGCTTAGCGGGTTTTTTATTGTCCAATGAGATACAACAAGGACTATTGACATACCGTCATTCAAGACGGTACAAATGACGGTATATCGCCAAGCTTGGAAGGAGATACCGTCATGCCGCTATCCGATACCGCCATAAAAAACTCTAAACCCACCGAGAAGCCTTACAAAATACCCGACGAAAGAGGTATGTACCTATTGGTCAATCCCAATGGTGGCAAATATTTCCGCTTGGATTACCGCTTTACAGGCAAGCGAAAAACGCTGGCTCTTGGTGTCTATCCAGACACAAGCCTAAAACAAGCCAGAGACAGACGAGATACCGCCAAAAAACAAATCGCTGACGGTATCGACCCCGGCATTACCCGCAAGATTGAAAAAGCCGGCAGTACCGAAAACACCCTGGCCGCCGTTGCTAAAGAATTTATGGAAGCCAACCGGAAGAAATGGAGCGCTAGCCACTTTGCTCACTTAGAGCAATGTTTCGAGCGTGATGTTTTTCCATGGCTTGGCAATAGGCCGCTTAAAGACCTATCCGCTGTTGAAGTATTGGCGACCTTACGCCGCATTGTGGATCGTGGCGCACTGGAAACCGCAGGCAGAACCAAGCAATTTATCGGTCAAGCCATCCGTTACGGTATCGCCACAGGCCGAGCTGAACGCGATGTAACCGCCGATTTACGCGGCGCGCTACCGTCGCCTAATCGCGGCCACTTTCCCGCCATTACAGAGCCAAAATCATTGGCCGAGCTGCTCAGGGATATTGACGCTTACACCGGGAATTTTGTCGTTAGAACCGCGCTACAGCTCCAACCGCTGATATTTGCCAGACCTGCAAACCTTGCCGCGGCAGAATGGGCGGAATTTGACTTGGACGCCGCAGAATGGCGCATTGCTGCCGATAAAATGAAAATGAAAGACGCGCATATCGTACCGCTCAGCACACAAGCCATTGCCTTATTACGTGATATTTATCCGCTTACCGGTTCAAGCCGTTATGTGTTCGCCAGCAACCAAGGCAAAAAAGGCAATGAACCCCATATTAGCCGAGAATCCATAGGCGCGGCAATTCGGCGCATGGGTTATCAAGGCCAACATACCGCCCACGGCTTCCGCACCACTGCCAGCACCCTGTTGCATGAACAAGGCTACCATTCCGACATGATCGAGCGCCAGCTTGCCCATGCCGAGCGCAACAGGGTAAAGGCGGCCTACAATCGCGCGCAACACTTACCCGAGCGCCGGAAGATGATGCAAAGCTGGGCGGATTACTTGGACGGCTTGAAGGCCGGCGCGCAGGTGATACAGTTCAGGAAAAACGGCTAGGCACTGATATAATCGAATTTAACCGGATAGCCCGACGGGGCAACAAGCGGGATTCGTCCCCCGTTTCCGGTTAATCCTTTCGGACGATTTGCGCTTTGACGAGGTGTTGATTGTCTATAAGTTCACTGATTGATATTGATTTGCCGGTTGAAGCGTTGGCTTTAGCGGACAAAATAAGAACTTTTCAGAAAGCTAGTCGATCAGGCAAATCAAATACGGAATGGTTCTATATTTGCGTAAATTGTCCAGCGTTCAATACTTGGAATAAGCGAGAATTTATTGGTGGCAAGCTTAGCGAAATTGAGTTTTCCGCATTTGTGGCACGTTCTTATGTAGCATTGTTCGAACTTAAAGGTGCTCCATATTGCGCACCAACCTCTATAAAAAAATCGTCAAGCTATGCGGCAAAGCTTCTCGATGTATTACCACATCAAACGCTGTATCCAGATGACGCAAAGAATCCCGATTTTTTAAAAGGACTCACTGCAATTTCACAATGGAACGCCGAAGAGATGCCGCCTTATGGAATTACGGCAAAGGGAAATCCTGTAGTTAGATGGCTAATTTATAAGCTTTCCGAAGAGTTTTGTTATTCGTTTGCAAAAAAACCGACAGTAGCGATTATTAGTGATTTGGTTAGATTAGGATGGCCGTCAATTGAAAATAGATCGGTAATGAACACTGCAACCGATAATCTATTTATTAAAGCATCCCAGCAAGCCGATATTAGGCGGCAAAATGACAATA
This region includes:
- a CDS encoding tyrosine-type recombinase/integrase — protein: MPLSDTAIKNSKPTEKPYKIPDERGMYLLVNPNGGKYFRLDYRFTGKRKTLALGVYPDTSLKQARDRRDTAKKQIADGIDPGITRKIEKAGSTENTLAAVAKEFMEANRKKWSASHFAHLEQCFERDVFPWLGNRPLKDLSAVEVLATLRRIVDRGALETAGRTKQFIGQAIRYGIATGRAERDVTADLRGALPSPNRGHFPAITEPKSLAELLRDIDAYTGNFVVRTALQLQPLIFARPANLAAAEWAEFDLDAAEWRIAADKMKMKDAHIVPLSTQAIALLRDIYPLTGSSRYVFASNQGKKGNEPHISRESIGAAIRRMGYQGQHTAHGFRTTASTLLHEQGYHSDMIERQLAHAERNRVKAAYNRAQHLPERRKMMQSWADYLDGLKAGAQVIQFRKNG